A region from the Sandaracinus amylolyticus genome encodes:
- a CDS encoding nitroreductase family protein, translated as MELLLSRRSLGKLGEPAPEGAALDRILRVALRAPDHGALRPWRVLLIRGEARARFGEVMADSLKRRKPSVSDEDLARERDKALRAPLLVIVAASYKTGGKNIPEVEQLLSAGCVAYGLEIAAQAEGFGAIWKTGDAVYDRAVHERLGLGESEHIVGVLYVGTPTMVPPDGARPSVESIVSEWRG; from the coding sequence ATGGAGCTGCTCCTCTCACGGCGATCGCTCGGCAAGCTCGGTGAGCCTGCGCCCGAGGGCGCGGCGCTCGATCGCATCCTGCGCGTGGCGCTGCGCGCGCCCGATCATGGCGCGCTGCGCCCGTGGCGCGTGCTGCTGATCCGCGGCGAGGCGCGCGCGCGCTTCGGCGAGGTGATGGCGGACTCGCTGAAGCGGCGGAAGCCGTCGGTGAGCGACGAGGACCTCGCGCGCGAGCGCGACAAGGCGCTGCGCGCGCCGCTGCTCGTGATCGTCGCGGCGTCGTACAAGACGGGTGGGAAGAACATCCCCGAGGTCGAGCAGCTGCTGAGCGCGGGGTGCGTCGCGTACGGGCTCGAGATCGCGGCGCAGGCCGAGGGCTTCGGCGCGATCTGGAAGACCGGCGACGCGGTCTACGATCGCGCCGTGCACGAGCGGCTCGGCCTCGGCGAGAGCGAGCACATCGTCGGCGTGCTCTACGTCGGGACCCCGACGATGGTTCCGCCCGACGGCGCGCGCCCGAGCGTCGAGAGCATCGTCAGCGAGTGGCGGGGCTGA
- the tgt gene encoding tRNA guanosine(34) transglycosylase Tgt, which translates to MRTEGFSYREIARDGDARRGVFTTPRAVVQTPVFMPVGTLATVKSQSPDEIEATGARLILANTYHLWLRPGAEIVDAMGGVQKFQSWPHAVLTDSGGFQVFSLADLRTIDDEGVSFKSHLDGRPLRLTPEESMRIQALLGSDVAMAFDECPPGGAERPIIEKALRRTSAWARRCLLSPWREGQARFGIVQGATHVDLRLSHLDEIAGMEAGGREFDGIALGGFSVGEPIPEMYRALSEITPKMPTDKPRYLMGVGTPYDLLHAIGCGIDLFDCVLPTRNARNAQALTWSGRVNMKQARHKRDESPIDRECDCPVCARHSRAYLHHLIRAEEMLGARLLTQHNLWFYGALTRRAREKIEAGGYHAWAAEAAAKMREGDEVGKGAREKPRFPGEGDG; encoded by the coding sequence GTGAGGACCGAAGGCTTTTCGTACCGCGAGATCGCGCGCGACGGCGACGCGCGACGCGGTGTGTTCACGACGCCGCGCGCGGTGGTGCAGACGCCGGTGTTCATGCCGGTCGGCACGCTCGCGACGGTGAAGTCGCAGTCGCCCGACGAGATCGAGGCGACGGGCGCGCGCCTGATCCTCGCGAACACCTATCACCTGTGGCTGCGACCCGGCGCCGAGATCGTCGACGCGATGGGCGGCGTGCAGAAGTTCCAGAGCTGGCCGCACGCCGTGCTCACCGACAGCGGCGGCTTCCAGGTCTTCTCGCTCGCGGATCTGCGCACGATCGACGACGAGGGCGTCTCGTTCAAGTCGCACCTCGACGGCCGTCCGCTGCGCCTCACGCCCGAGGAGTCGATGCGCATCCAGGCGCTGCTCGGCTCCGACGTCGCGATGGCGTTCGACGAGTGCCCGCCCGGCGGCGCGGAGCGACCGATCATCGAGAAGGCGCTGCGCCGCACCAGCGCGTGGGCGCGTCGCTGCTTGCTCTCGCCGTGGCGCGAAGGACAGGCGCGCTTCGGCATCGTGCAGGGCGCGACGCACGTGGATCTGCGGCTCTCGCACCTCGACGAGATCGCGGGCATGGAGGCCGGCGGGCGCGAGTTCGACGGCATCGCGCTCGGCGGGTTCTCGGTGGGCGAGCCGATCCCCGAGATGTACCGCGCGCTCTCCGAGATCACGCCGAAGATGCCGACCGACAAGCCGCGCTACCTGATGGGCGTCGGCACGCCCTACGACCTGCTGCACGCGATCGGGTGCGGCATCGATCTGTTCGACTGCGTGCTGCCGACGCGCAACGCGCGCAACGCGCAGGCGCTCACGTGGTCGGGCCGCGTGAACATGAAGCAGGCGCGGCACAAGCGCGACGAGTCGCCGATCGATCGCGAGTGCGACTGCCCGGTGTGTGCACGTCACTCGCGCGCTTATCTGCACCACCTGATCCGCGCCGAGGAGATGCTCGGCGCGCGGCTGCTCACGCAGCACAACCTGTGGTTCTACGGCGCGCTCACGCGGCGCGCGCGCGAGAAGATCGAGGCCGGCGGCTACCATGCGTGGGCCGCCGAGGCCGCGGCGAAGATGCGCGAGGGCGACGAGGTCGGGAAGGGCGCGCGCGAGAAGCCCCGCTTTCCGGGTGAAGGAGACGGATGA